From Dietzia sp. ANT_WB102, a single genomic window includes:
- a CDS encoding glycine betaine ABC transporter substrate-binding protein: MTRTRRLIAALLTLAMVATGCGLNNGGSVPLSVGPGPEGTVPELKGVSITVGGKDFTEGVIGSYLVEFLLAAAGMDVSDMSSLAGSNSFRQALVTGQVDIGMEYTGTAWMSYLGNSEPIRDPQAQWEAVRDADLAEHDLRWLAPTTVDNTYSFAMSRATAEETGVRTFSEYAELTRTDPRSATSCLETEFSVRRDGWPGLADAYGFDAAAVPTPIMQPGIIYQATAVGRECRFGEVYTTDGRIRGLDLLVLEDDRRFFPVYNLATVVRGDMLDAHPEIEAVLAPLVDILNNDVMVEMNMRVDVDGEDPALVARDFLVDRGLVTAG, from the coding sequence ATGACACGCACCAGGCGCCTGATCGCCGCCCTCCTGACCCTCGCGATGGTGGCAACCGGGTGCGGGCTCAACAACGGTGGCTCTGTCCCGTTGTCCGTAGGACCCGGCCCCGAGGGCACCGTCCCAGAACTGAAGGGTGTGAGCATCACGGTCGGAGGCAAGGACTTCACCGAGGGTGTGATCGGCAGCTACCTCGTGGAGTTCCTCCTGGCGGCCGCCGGGATGGACGTGTCCGACATGTCGTCGCTGGCCGGGTCCAACAGTTTCCGCCAGGCGTTGGTGACCGGGCAGGTCGACATCGGTATGGAATACACCGGCACCGCCTGGATGAGCTACCTGGGCAACTCCGAGCCCATCCGCGACCCGCAGGCTCAGTGGGAGGCCGTGCGCGACGCCGACCTCGCCGAGCACGACCTGCGCTGGCTCGCCCCGACCACGGTGGACAACACCTACTCTTTCGCGATGAGCCGCGCCACCGCCGAGGAGACGGGAGTGCGCACCTTCTCCGAGTACGCCGAGTTGACCCGGACCGATCCCCGGTCGGCCACGAGCTGCTTGGAGACCGAGTTCTCGGTCCGTCGCGACGGCTGGCCCGGGCTGGCGGACGCCTACGGGTTCGACGCGGCGGCCGTGCCCACGCCGATCATGCAGCCCGGAATCATCTATCAGGCCACCGCAGTCGGCCGCGAGTGCCGGTTCGGCGAGGTGTACACCACGGACGGCCGCATCAGGGGCCTGGACCTGCTGGTGTTGGAGGACGATCGACGCTTCTTCCCCGTGTACAACCTCGCAACCGTGGTCCGCGGCGACATGCTCGATGCGCATCCGGAGATCGAGGCGGTCCTCGCGCCGCTGGTGGACATCCTCAACAACGACGTGATGGTGGAGATGAACATGCGCGTGGACGTCGATGGCGAGGACCCCGCGCTGGTGGCGAGGGATTTCCTCGTGGATCGCGGGCTGGTGACCGCCGGCTGA
- a CDS encoding ABC transporter permease has product MSAPAATTSSPGVSAREGTSRGGAALQDSARLFVQPLLIVAAAVGVLWWAFSGDLNETQKASLNAASITQRTVEHVQITVTVVAIVVAVGVPLGILLTRRRTRFLAPVAVGIANIGQAAPAIGLIVLLFLATNRTGFWIGVLPVALYSLLPVLRNTIVGIRNVDPALIDAARGQGMSAVRVLRSIELPLAVPFILAGLRTTLVLAVGTATLSFLVDAGGLGIFIDTGYRLQDYTTLVVGSVLAVCLALFVDWLGGVGEALFNPKGLR; this is encoded by the coding sequence GTGAGCGCTCCCGCAGCCACCACCTCTTCTCCCGGCGTCTCTGCTCGCGAGGGTACGTCCCGCGGGGGTGCCGCCCTCCAGGACTCCGCCCGGCTGTTCGTGCAGCCGCTCCTCATCGTGGCCGCGGCCGTGGGGGTGCTGTGGTGGGCGTTCTCCGGCGACCTGAACGAGACGCAGAAGGCTTCTCTCAACGCCGCCTCCATCACCCAGCGCACGGTCGAGCACGTGCAGATCACCGTGACAGTCGTGGCCATCGTCGTGGCGGTGGGCGTGCCGCTGGGAATCCTGCTCACCCGGCGCCGGACGCGGTTCCTCGCCCCGGTGGCGGTGGGGATCGCCAACATCGGGCAGGCCGCTCCGGCCATCGGTTTGATCGTGCTGCTCTTCCTGGCCACCAATCGGACCGGGTTCTGGATCGGCGTGTTGCCGGTGGCGCTCTACTCCCTGCTGCCGGTGCTGCGGAACACGATCGTGGGGATCCGCAACGTCGACCCAGCACTCATTGACGCCGCGCGCGGGCAGGGGATGTCCGCCGTTCGGGTCCTGCGCAGTATCGAACTACCGTTGGCGGTGCCGTTCATCCTGGCCGGCCTGCGAACCACCCTCGTACTGGCGGTGGGCACGGCCACACTGAGTTTCCTGGTGGACGCCGGCGGGCTCGGTATCTTCATCGACACCGGGTACCGGCTGCAGGACTACACCACGCTCGTGGTCGGCTCGGTCCTGGCAGTCTGCCTGGCCCTGTTCGTGGACTGGCTCGGCGGGGTCGGCGAGGCCCTGTTCAATCCGAAGGGGTTGCGATGA
- a CDS encoding ABC transporter ATP-binding protein, protein MTTPTGRSNGTVSGVPIVLDDVTKVYPGQERPSVDHVSLELPAGQTTVLVGPSGCGKTTTMRMINRLIEPTSGTITIDGEDNRKLDPDTLRRSIGYAIQASGLFPHMTVAQNVGTVPRLLKWKKSRVRDRVDEMLELVGLDPSDYRDRYPAQLSGGQQQRVGVARALAADPPVLLMDEPFGAVDPITRASLQDELVRLQSELHKTIVFVTHDFSEAVKLGDRIAVLGPGSSVLQFDTPEAILTNPADETVRGFIGDDAALKTLTLRRVGDVKLHEGMTARASESPSDFAARLRGTSDEWAVVLDDAGRPLRWVRGDRVAQMRDLHSGGLPVSGTVTVDSSLQEALDGLLSTASATTVVVDRDGGYRGTIGIDDLVDELRRIHHRHNDDDASDREVAP, encoded by the coding sequence GTGACCACGCCCACCGGACGCAGCAACGGCACGGTCTCCGGAGTGCCGATCGTGCTGGACGACGTCACCAAGGTCTACCCCGGCCAGGAGCGCCCCTCCGTCGATCACGTCTCACTGGAACTGCCCGCGGGCCAGACCACCGTGCTCGTCGGTCCGTCCGGCTGCGGCAAGACCACCACGATGCGGATGATCAACCGACTCATCGAACCCACCTCCGGCACCATCACGATCGACGGCGAGGACAACCGGAAGCTCGACCCCGACACCCTGCGCCGCAGCATCGGATACGCCATCCAGGCCTCCGGGCTGTTCCCGCACATGACGGTCGCGCAGAACGTCGGCACCGTGCCGCGACTGCTCAAGTGGAAGAAGTCAAGGGTCCGTGACCGCGTGGACGAGATGCTCGAACTCGTGGGCCTGGACCCGTCGGACTACCGCGACCGCTACCCCGCGCAACTCTCCGGCGGACAGCAGCAGCGCGTCGGGGTCGCGCGGGCGCTGGCCGCGGACCCGCCGGTGCTGCTCATGGACGAGCCGTTCGGTGCGGTCGACCCCATCACCCGCGCGTCGCTCCAAGACGAGCTGGTGCGGCTGCAGTCCGAGCTGCACAAGACCATCGTCTTTGTCACCCACGACTTCTCCGAGGCGGTCAAGCTCGGGGACCGGATCGCAGTGCTCGGCCCCGGGTCGTCGGTGCTGCAGTTCGACACCCCGGAGGCCATCCTCACCAACCCCGCTGACGAGACGGTGCGCGGGTTCATCGGCGACGACGCCGCACTCAAGACCCTCACCCTGCGGCGCGTGGGGGACGTGAAACTGCACGAGGGGATGACGGCGAGAGCCTCCGAGAGCCCGAGCGATTTCGCGGCCCGGTTGCGTGGGACCAGCGACGAGTGGGCCGTGGTTCTCGATGATGCGGGTCGCCCCCTGCGCTGGGTGCGCGGGGACCGGGTCGCACAGATGCGGGACCTGCACTCGGGCGGACTTCCGGTGTCCGGCACCGTCACCGTCGATTCGTCCCTGCAGGAGGCGCTGGACGGACTGCTGTCCACGGCCAGCGCCACCACCGTGGTCGTGGACCGAGACGGCGGGTACCGGGGCACGATCGGGATCGACGACCTGGTGGACGAATTGCGACGTATCCACCACCGGCACAACGACGACGACGCCTCCGACCGGGAGGTGGCGCCGTGA
- a CDS encoding ABC transporter permease, which produces MTGLMDFISTRRVQLATDSWQHVSATVQAVLIATLLSVALGVAVYRSRSGSAIATGLAATALTVPSFALLGLLIPILGLGVLPTMTALVIYAVLPILRNTIVGLDAVPAATVDAARGVGMSRIGVLGRVEIPLAWPSILAGIRISTQMSMGILAIAAYAKGPGLGNLIFAALSRVGTPTALPMALTATVLIVVLALVLDVLLILLGRLTIRGNQ; this is translated from the coding sequence ATGACCGGTCTGATGGACTTCATATCCACCCGCAGGGTCCAGCTCGCCACGGACTCCTGGCAACACGTCAGCGCCACCGTCCAAGCGGTGCTAATCGCAACACTGCTGTCCGTCGCGCTCGGGGTGGCCGTGTACCGCAGCAGGTCCGGATCCGCGATCGCGACGGGACTGGCCGCCACGGCATTGACCGTGCCCTCGTTCGCCCTGCTCGGTCTCCTCATCCCGATTTTGGGACTGGGCGTACTGCCCACCATGACCGCGCTCGTGATCTACGCGGTGTTGCCGATCCTGCGCAACACCATCGTCGGGCTGGACGCGGTACCCGCCGCCACCGTCGATGCCGCCCGCGGGGTGGGAATGAGCCGGATCGGCGTGCTGGGCCGGGTCGAGATCCCGCTGGCGTGGCCGTCCATCCTCGCCGGGATCCGCATCTCCACCCAGATGTCGATGGGGATCCTCGCGATCGCCGCTTACGCCAAGGGTCCGGGGCTGGGCAACCTCATCTTCGCGGCATTGTCGCGGGTCGGAACGCCCACCGCGCTGCCGATGGCCCTCACCGCGACCGTGCTCATCGTCGTCCTCGCGCTCGTCCTCGACGTACTCCTCATCCTGCTCGGCCGTCTCACCATCAGGGGGAACCAGTGA
- a CDS encoding inositol monophosphatase family protein — protein MTSRPERPLDPDLTERIDELLAATGRIARRHFYGDLEALAAADKGIGDRGYDPVTEADRAIEELLRAGISSMASGDRVVGEENGETGPADAARTWYLDPIDGTKAFLTGMAGWGTLIGVVENGRAVAGWMDQPILGETFTAIHGRATVRRRADGPAAIELHASGCTELSDAILYTTHPSMFGDDGEVRRRYDELGRRVRLQRFGGDCYAYCMLAAGRIDLVVEADLNSYDIVALIPIIEAAGGVITGTDGGQPLEGGTVVAAATRELAEQAWAVLRP, from the coding sequence ATGACGTCACGGCCTGAACGCCCCCTGGACCCCGACCTGACTGAACGGATCGACGAGCTTCTGGCCGCCACTGGCCGCATCGCCCGCCGACACTTCTACGGTGACCTCGAGGCGCTCGCTGCCGCGGACAAGGGAATCGGTGACAGGGGTTACGACCCGGTCACCGAGGCCGACCGCGCCATTGAGGAACTGCTGCGTGCGGGCATCTCGTCGATGGCCTCCGGGGACCGGGTGGTGGGGGAGGAGAACGGCGAGACCGGCCCGGCCGACGCCGCGCGCACCTGGTACCTGGACCCGATCGACGGCACCAAGGCGTTCCTCACCGGTATGGCGGGGTGGGGGACCCTGATCGGCGTGGTGGAGAACGGCCGGGCCGTGGCCGGGTGGATGGACCAGCCGATCCTGGGAGAGACCTTCACCGCGATCCACGGGCGCGCCACCGTGCGACGGCGCGCCGACGGCCCGGCGGCCATCGAGCTGCACGCCTCCGGGTGCACGGAGCTGAGTGACGCCATCCTGTACACCACGCACCCGTCGATGTTCGGGGACGACGGCGAGGTGCGCCGCCGCTACGACGAGCTCGGTCGCCGAGTTCGACTGCAGCGCTTCGGCGGTGACTGCTACGCCTATTGCATGCTCGCCGCGGGGCGCATCGATCTGGTCGTGGAGGCCGACCTGAACTCGTACGACATCGTGGCGCTGATCCCAATCATCGAGGCCGCCGGCGGTGTGATCACCGGCACGGACGGGGGCCAGCCGCTCGAGGGCGGCACCGTGGTGGCGGCCGCGACCCGGGAGTTGGCAGAGCAGGCGTGGGCGGTGCTGCGGCCCTAA